Proteins encoded within one genomic window of Eurosta solidaginis isolate ZX-2024a chromosome 1, ASM4086904v1, whole genome shotgun sequence:
- the Sol1 gene encoding suppressor of lurcher protein 1, with protein sequence TSFKTNKNIKNFVYFTTENCKQIFDSRVNKSGRFETAQLFPAVPNVNVIPVLSASRVQCRFEFYGGVDERVQIKFIDFHIPAENKNTTVCKPNDALQLLTLVREKYEPTETFCGAFLPKPIMSKGSNLILQFVGRYPPTGPKINYYGFKAEYKFLRNFGISTGNQIDDNCTFTYNSTHRKSGWFGSPNFPGYYPQNMICHYYFYGEPDERVVIRFTFFDVEGIDTCEYLTASDYVEFSNFMSTDRKYGRYCGKRDKFEIHSDGRFFRVSFYTNDRFDRTGFRALYDFEEKSLRVENASTQGYVSSSDFDLRFQLSLQITLTSALLLKHMHMNIFRFFINYIVK encoded by the exons ACTTCAttcaaaactaataaaaatatcaaaaactttgtTTATTTCACCACAGAAAATTGCAAGCAAATTTTTGATTCCCGGGTAAACAAATCAGGGCGTTTTGAAACCGCACAGCTGTTTCCAGCAGTGCCAAATGTCAACGTCATTCCAGTGCTGTCGGCGTCTAGAGTTCAATGCCGATTTGAGTTTTATGGCGGCGTCGATGAACGTGTGCAG atcaaatttatagattttcatATACCAGCGGAAAATAAAAACACGACAGTTTGCAAGCCAAATGATGCATTGCAGTTGCTCACTTTAGTACGAGAAAAATATGAACCTACTGAAACATTTTGTGGTGCATTCCTACCCAAGCCAATTATGTCAAAAGGCTCAAATTTGATTTTACAGTTTGTTGGTCGGTATCCGCCAACTGGACCAAAAATTAACTATTATGGGTTTAAAGCAGAGTACAAGTTTTTGAGAA ATTTTGGTATATCAACGGGAAATCAGATTGATGATAACTGTACATTCACATACAATAGCACACACAGAAAATCTGGGTGGTTTGGTTCTCCAAATTTTCCAGGATACTATCCACAGAATATGATTTGCCATTACTACTTCTATGGGGAACCAGATGAGAGAGTAGTTATACGATTCACCTTCTTTGATGTTGAGGGTATAGATAC CTGCGAATATCTGACAGCCAGTGATTATGTGGAGTTTTCAAATTTCATGAGCACAGATCGCAAGTATGGCAGATATTGTGGGAAACGTGACAAATTTGAGATACATTCTGATGGACGTTTCTTCCGAGTTTCATTCTATACAAATGATCGTTTTGATAGAACTGGATTTCGCGCATTATATGATTTTGAAGAAAAGAGCTTGCGAGTGGAAAACGCTTCAACGCAAGGCTATGTATCTAGCAGTGACTTTGATCTGCGGTTTCAATTAAGCCTACAAATAACACTTACCTCAGCATTATTATTAAAGCATATGCATATGAATATATTTCGCTTTTTTATAAACTACATAGTTAAGTAA
- the DNAlig3 gene encoding DNA ligase 3 isoform X1: MLSPFTSFGDISYKLIGFCISRRLSITPPTGMFQNQDNRLETFRRVCDEIGEERSYNSKALILKTFLQKGSDGNGFKGDVLLWIQMLIPGASHRVYNLKNKQMLKLFSRIFVCDQQEMYRELEQDGDVSETVSKYFEASQKIKPQTESTLYLQEVDEFLTELIRRTKEDEQTELLRKLCKQSTSLDLRMVIRLIKQDLRINAGARHILDAFGPFAYPAYQSSRDLAAVVNQFAGKSKQMEEFAAKSKPKEVAVSPVKAAKVKITAKDGSVQVMTPISPMLANACKSVEEAFKKCPNGLYTEIKYDGERVQIHKQGNEFKFFSRNLKPVMNHKIKRFHELIPKAFPGGGDMILDSEIILVDTVTGSLLPFGTLGANKKKEFANAEVCIFTFDCLLYKGEDLTNVPFHKRRKILEENIKPIKSCVELSESQFLKTKDELSLMTAKVLKANLEGVVLKNPNGTYQPGKRGWLKVKKDYLFGGKMADTADLVVLGAWFGSGKKGGVLSIFLMGCYDSRDGLWKTVTKVHSGLDDAQNEKVHEELMNLMERADPNRVPTWLLCKKALVPDLIAKVPKKMPVWEITGAEFTKSEAHTAAGISIRFPRITKIRADKSAEQANDLKYLQNLYDTSKNDVNVDLLLSNCDNKNSIVNVKIGEIESKINLTPKKKIKIENEDDDMPGCSNQIKRKNSDKEKEFNKNKKRKTQSPNTSVETLQSKLKVEKKENKIYDLIKTEDIKKEKIDLDIIKNTQNESDLFRNLIAYFDGKIDDDKLKKKFTENGGQLTSNTKKANIIFYADTMAHKDLAEFRNSYKRIARHLDVEWLRDSLGEKKCLEYPIYAVVLG, encoded by the exons GTTTTTGCATATCGAGACGGTTAAGTATTACTCCACCAACCGGAATGTTTCAAAATCAGGATAATCGGTTGGAAACATTTCGACGTGTTTGTGATGAAATTGGCGAAGAGCGCAGCTACAACAGTAAAGCTCTTATACTAAAGACATTTTTACAAAAGGGCTCAGATGGCAATGGCTTTAAGGGCGATGTTCTACTATGGATTCAAATGTTAATCCCAGGCGCTAGTCATCGGGTGTACaacttaaaaaacaaacaaatgctaaaactcTTCTCTCGCATATTCGTTTGTGATCAACAAGAAATGTATCGTGAGCTGGAGCAAG ATGGCGACGTTTCTGAAACAGTCAGCAAATATTTTGAAGCCTCACAGAAAATAAAACCTCAAACGGAAAGTACTCTCTATCTGCAGGAAGTTGACGAGTTTCTTACCGAGCTGATACGACGGACAAAAGAGGACGAACAGACTGAACTGCTAAGAAAATTATGCAAGCAATCAACATCTCTGGATTTACGAATG GTAATTCGTCTTATCAAACAAGATTTGCGCATAAACGCTGGCGCCAGGCATATACTTGATGCGTTTGGTCCATTTGCATATCCAGCGTATCAATCGTCTCGAGATTTGGCAGCAGTTGTGAATCAATTCGCTGGTAAATCGAAACAAATGGAGGAGTTTGCTGCCAAATCGAAACCAAAGGAGGTGGCAGTGTCGCCTGTAAAAGCAGCAAAAGTAAAG ATTACTGCAAAAGATGGTTCAGTGCAAGTAATGACTCCTATATCACCAATGTTGGCAAATGCATGCAAATCGGTGGAAGAGGCATTCAAAAAATGTCCAAACGGCTTGTACACTGAAATAAAATATGATGGAGAGCGCGTACAGATACATAAGCAGGGTAAtgagtttaaattttttagtcgCAATTTAAAACCCGTTATGAATCACAAAATTAAACGCTTTCATGAACTCATACCAAAG GCTTTTCCCGGTGGCGGTGATATGATTTTGGATTCAGAAATAATATTAGTTGATACCGTAACTGGAAGTTTACTACCGTTTGGCACATTAGGCGCTAACAAAAAGAAAGAATTTGCCAACGCCGAAGTGTGTATTTTTACATTTGACTGTTTGCTTTACAAAGGAGAGGATTTAACAAATGT cCCATTCCATAAGCGGCGAAAAATATTGGAGGAAAATATAAAACCTATCAAATCTTGTGTAGAACTCTCTGAAAGCCAATTTCTGAAAACGAAAGATGAGTTATCTCTAATGACTGCTAAG GTCTTGAAGGCCAATCTCGAAGGTGTGGTGTTGAAAAATCCAAACGGCACATACCAACCCGGCAAACGTGGTTGGCTGAAAGTTAAAAAGGACTATCTCTTTGGTGGCAAAATGGCAGATACTGCAGATCTGGTTGTACTTGGCGCTTGGTTTGGATCTGGTAAAAAAGGTGGCGTCTTAAGCATATTTCTAATGGGTTGTTACGATAGTCGAGATGGTCTCTGGAAGACTGTGACAAAAGTTCATTCGGGTCTAGATGACGcccaaaatgaaaaagttcacgAAGAACTTATGAATTTAATGGAACGTGCAGATCCTAATAGAGTGCCTACGTGGTTACTATGTAAGAAAGCGTTGGTGCCCGACTTAATTGCCAAAGTACCAAAAAAGATGCCAGTGTGGGAAATAACCGGCGCTGAATTCACTAAATCTGAAGCCCATACAGCAGCGGGAATTTCCATAAGATTTCCGCGCATAACAAAAATTCGTGCAGATAAATCAGCAGAGCAGGCTAATGACTTAAAATACTTGCAGAATTTGTATGATACTTCAAAAAATGATGTCAACGTCGATTTGCTTCTCTCGAATTGTGATAATAAGAACAGCATAGTTAATGTAAAGATTGGAGAAATCGAATCCAAAATAAATTTGACACCAAAGAAAAagattaaaattgaaaatgaGGATGATGATATGCCAGGTTGTAGTAACCAAATAAAACGTAAAAATAGCGATAAAGAAAAGGAATTCAATAAAAACAAGAAGAGGAAAACGCAAAGTCCGAATACGAGCGTGGAAACATTACAATCTAAgttaaaagtagaaaaaaaggaaaataaaatatatgatcTTATAAAAACTGAGGATATTAAGAAAGAAAAGATTGATCTTGACATCATCAAAAATACGCAGAATGAAAGCGATTTGTTTAGGAATTTAATTGCATACTTTGATGGTAAAATAGATGATGATAAgcttaagaaaaaatttaccgaaaatGGTGGCCAGCTAACAAGTAATACGAAAAAAGCAAATATAATATTTTATGCTGACACAATGGCACATAAAGATTTAGCCGAATTTAG AAACTCTTACAAGCGCATCGCGCGACATCTGGATGTTGAGTGGCTGCGCGATTCGTTGGGGGAAAAGAAATGTTTAGAATATCCAATTTACGCAGTTGTACTAGGTTGA
- the DNAlig3 gene encoding DNA ligase 3 isoform X2, producing the protein MFQNQDNRLETFRRVCDEIGEERSYNSKALILKTFLQKGSDGNGFKGDVLLWIQMLIPGASHRVYNLKNKQMLKLFSRIFVCDQQEMYRELEQDGDVSETVSKYFEASQKIKPQTESTLYLQEVDEFLTELIRRTKEDEQTELLRKLCKQSTSLDLRMVIRLIKQDLRINAGARHILDAFGPFAYPAYQSSRDLAAVVNQFAGKSKQMEEFAAKSKPKEVAVSPVKAAKVKITAKDGSVQVMTPISPMLANACKSVEEAFKKCPNGLYTEIKYDGERVQIHKQGNEFKFFSRNLKPVMNHKIKRFHELIPKAFPGGGDMILDSEIILVDTVTGSLLPFGTLGANKKKEFANAEVCIFTFDCLLYKGEDLTNVPFHKRRKILEENIKPIKSCVELSESQFLKTKDELSLMTAKVLKANLEGVVLKNPNGTYQPGKRGWLKVKKDYLFGGKMADTADLVVLGAWFGSGKKGGVLSIFLMGCYDSRDGLWKTVTKVHSGLDDAQNEKVHEELMNLMERADPNRVPTWLLCKKALVPDLIAKVPKKMPVWEITGAEFTKSEAHTAAGISIRFPRITKIRADKSAEQANDLKYLQNLYDTSKNDVNVDLLLSNCDNKNSIVNVKIGEIESKINLTPKKKIKIENEDDDMPGCSNQIKRKNSDKEKEFNKNKKRKTQSPNTSVETLQSKLKVEKKENKIYDLIKTEDIKKEKIDLDIIKNTQNESDLFRNLIAYFDGKIDDDKLKKKFTENGGQLTSNTKKANIIFYADTMAHKDLAEFRNSYKRIARHLDVEWLRDSLGEKKCLEYPIYAVVLG; encoded by the exons ATGTTTCAAAATCAGGATAATCGGTTGGAAACATTTCGACGTGTTTGTGATGAAATTGGCGAAGAGCGCAGCTACAACAGTAAAGCTCTTATACTAAAGACATTTTTACAAAAGGGCTCAGATGGCAATGGCTTTAAGGGCGATGTTCTACTATGGATTCAAATGTTAATCCCAGGCGCTAGTCATCGGGTGTACaacttaaaaaacaaacaaatgctaaaactcTTCTCTCGCATATTCGTTTGTGATCAACAAGAAATGTATCGTGAGCTGGAGCAAG ATGGCGACGTTTCTGAAACAGTCAGCAAATATTTTGAAGCCTCACAGAAAATAAAACCTCAAACGGAAAGTACTCTCTATCTGCAGGAAGTTGACGAGTTTCTTACCGAGCTGATACGACGGACAAAAGAGGACGAACAGACTGAACTGCTAAGAAAATTATGCAAGCAATCAACATCTCTGGATTTACGAATG GTAATTCGTCTTATCAAACAAGATTTGCGCATAAACGCTGGCGCCAGGCATATACTTGATGCGTTTGGTCCATTTGCATATCCAGCGTATCAATCGTCTCGAGATTTGGCAGCAGTTGTGAATCAATTCGCTGGTAAATCGAAACAAATGGAGGAGTTTGCTGCCAAATCGAAACCAAAGGAGGTGGCAGTGTCGCCTGTAAAAGCAGCAAAAGTAAAG ATTACTGCAAAAGATGGTTCAGTGCAAGTAATGACTCCTATATCACCAATGTTGGCAAATGCATGCAAATCGGTGGAAGAGGCATTCAAAAAATGTCCAAACGGCTTGTACACTGAAATAAAATATGATGGAGAGCGCGTACAGATACATAAGCAGGGTAAtgagtttaaattttttagtcgCAATTTAAAACCCGTTATGAATCACAAAATTAAACGCTTTCATGAACTCATACCAAAG GCTTTTCCCGGTGGCGGTGATATGATTTTGGATTCAGAAATAATATTAGTTGATACCGTAACTGGAAGTTTACTACCGTTTGGCACATTAGGCGCTAACAAAAAGAAAGAATTTGCCAACGCCGAAGTGTGTATTTTTACATTTGACTGTTTGCTTTACAAAGGAGAGGATTTAACAAATGT cCCATTCCATAAGCGGCGAAAAATATTGGAGGAAAATATAAAACCTATCAAATCTTGTGTAGAACTCTCTGAAAGCCAATTTCTGAAAACGAAAGATGAGTTATCTCTAATGACTGCTAAG GTCTTGAAGGCCAATCTCGAAGGTGTGGTGTTGAAAAATCCAAACGGCACATACCAACCCGGCAAACGTGGTTGGCTGAAAGTTAAAAAGGACTATCTCTTTGGTGGCAAAATGGCAGATACTGCAGATCTGGTTGTACTTGGCGCTTGGTTTGGATCTGGTAAAAAAGGTGGCGTCTTAAGCATATTTCTAATGGGTTGTTACGATAGTCGAGATGGTCTCTGGAAGACTGTGACAAAAGTTCATTCGGGTCTAGATGACGcccaaaatgaaaaagttcacgAAGAACTTATGAATTTAATGGAACGTGCAGATCCTAATAGAGTGCCTACGTGGTTACTATGTAAGAAAGCGTTGGTGCCCGACTTAATTGCCAAAGTACCAAAAAAGATGCCAGTGTGGGAAATAACCGGCGCTGAATTCACTAAATCTGAAGCCCATACAGCAGCGGGAATTTCCATAAGATTTCCGCGCATAACAAAAATTCGTGCAGATAAATCAGCAGAGCAGGCTAATGACTTAAAATACTTGCAGAATTTGTATGATACTTCAAAAAATGATGTCAACGTCGATTTGCTTCTCTCGAATTGTGATAATAAGAACAGCATAGTTAATGTAAAGATTGGAGAAATCGAATCCAAAATAAATTTGACACCAAAGAAAAagattaaaattgaaaatgaGGATGATGATATGCCAGGTTGTAGTAACCAAATAAAACGTAAAAATAGCGATAAAGAAAAGGAATTCAATAAAAACAAGAAGAGGAAAACGCAAAGTCCGAATACGAGCGTGGAAACATTACAATCTAAgttaaaagtagaaaaaaaggaaaataaaatatatgatcTTATAAAAACTGAGGATATTAAGAAAGAAAAGATTGATCTTGACATCATCAAAAATACGCAGAATGAAAGCGATTTGTTTAGGAATTTAATTGCATACTTTGATGGTAAAATAGATGATGATAAgcttaagaaaaaatttaccgaaaatGGTGGCCAGCTAACAAGTAATACGAAAAAAGCAAATATAATATTTTATGCTGACACAATGGCACATAAAGATTTAGCCGAATTTAG AAACTCTTACAAGCGCATCGCGCGACATCTGGATGTTGAGTGGCTGCGCGATTCGTTGGGGGAAAAGAAATGTTTAGAATATCCAATTTACGCAGTTGTACTAGGTTGA